In one window of Sardina pilchardus chromosome 23, fSarPil1.1, whole genome shotgun sequence DNA:
- the arl11 gene encoding ADP-ribosylation factor-like protein 11 has product MCGQQCSPVKPSLFCFACKQTATQGYQRHSHKLSSCICKRKEASSAFGVIAVLVKKRGSRSLRHIQDQLVMGPLLTKNQQKPAQVLLMGLDSAGKSTLLSRLLQGVIMETSPTVGFNVGTLELDKRTSMTVWDIGGQRTMRPNWKYYLEGCKALVFVVDSSDRARIGEAQKALKKILSDENMREVPLMVLANKKDLPNSMTIREVSNQLDLPNYKGRTWEIQGCSAAQGLGLQQAFLSLAKLIRKS; this is encoded by the coding sequence ATGTGTGGACAACAGTGTAGCCCTGTGAAACCGTCTCTCttctgttttgcatgcaaacaaacaGCCACACAAGGTTATCAGCGCCACTCTCATAAGCTCTCGTCGTGTATATGCAAAAGGAAAGAGGCGAGCTCTGCGTTTGGGGTTATAGCTGTTCTGGTCAAGAAGAGAGGAAGCCGCTCTCTCCGTCATATTCAAGATCAGCTCGTCATGGGCCCACTACTGACCAAGAACCAACAGAAACCAGCCCAAGTGCTGCTGATGGGCCTGGACTCGGCGGGTAAGTCCACCCTGCTATCCCGTCTGCTACAGGGAGTCATTATGGAGACCTCCCCCACGGTGGGCTTTAATGTGGGGACCCTGGAGCTGGACAAAAGGACCTCCATGACCGTGTGGGACATAGGAGGACAGCGCACCATGCGGCCCAACTGGAAGTACTATCTGGAAGGTTGTAAGGCTCTGGTGTTTGTGGTGGACAGCAGTGACCGGGCGCGCATAGGAGAGGCCCAGAAGGCTCTCAAGAAGATTCTGTCCGACGAGAACATGAGGGAGGTTCCACTTATGGTTTTGGCCAACAAGAAGGACCTGCCCAACTCCATGACCATCCGAGAGGTGTCTAACCAGCTGGACCTTCCCAACTACAAAGGACGGACCTGGGAGATCCAGGGCTGCAGCGCAGCTCAGGGTCTGGGGCTCCAGCAGGCTTTCCTGTCATTGGCCAAACTTATCAGGAAGAGCTGA
- the ebpl gene encoding emopamil-binding protein-like — translation MAEAIQSDSPALFTQVTVYSLLACAAQFAAGYLFAQIWGKKCSVTDRWVLVWLFYDAIVHITLEGPFVYMSLVGTVATSDNILAELWKEYGKADSRWLHSDPTIVSLELLTVVLDGFLALLLVYAIVRDKHYRHFIQITLCVCELYGGWMTFCPDWLTGSPSLNTSNWLYLWVYLVFFNGVWVVVPGLLLWQSWLALQSAHHLMGDDSRKKK, via the exons ATGGCTGAAGCGATACAGTCAGACTCCCCTGCGCTATTTACACAAGTCACTGTATATTCTCTCTTGGCATGCGCTGCGCAGTTTGCTGCAGGATACCTGTTTGCGCAAATATGGGGCAAAAAGTGTTCAGTCACTGACCGATGGGTTCTTGTGTGGTTGTTCTACGACGCAATTGTCCACATCACATTG GAGGGCCCATTTGTGTACATGTCTCTCGTCGGAACTGTGGCGACCTCAGACAACATCCTTGCTGAATTGT GGAAGGAATATGGGAAAGCAGATTCACGCTGGCTGCATTCGGATCCCACCATTGTGTCCCTGGAGCTGCTGACAGTGGTGCTGGATGGCTTTCTGGCTCTGCTGTTGGTTTACGCTATAGTGAGGGATAAGCACTACCG GCACTTCATCCAGATcaccctgtgcgtgtgtgaactTTATGGGGGTTGGATGACCTTTTGTCCAGACTGGTTAACGGGAAGCCCCAGCTTGAACACCAGCAACTGGCTCTACCTGTGGGTGTACCTGGTGTTCTTCAACGGGGTGTGGGTAGTGGTGCCAGGCCTCCTGCTCTGGCAGTCTTGGCTTGCTCTCCAGAGTGCCCATCACCTCATGGGAGACGACTCCAGGAAGAAGAAGTGA